One part of the Ziziphus jujuba cultivar Dongzao chromosome 2, ASM3175591v1 genome encodes these proteins:
- the LOC107417634 gene encoding phenolic glucoside malonyltransferase 1-like encodes MAKACTAKVIEECQISPKPTSSSFSSSSPSPPTTSLPLTFLDIPWLFFPPSQLLFFYEFHHPTSHFTSTVLPNLKHSLSLTLTLFYPFAGTLHFPPKPSKPNILCCYQNDSVSFTVSESGSDFLYLSGDYQRDAKDFHPLVPQLPLPANNGTHQQLPLLAVRVTVFPNSGISIGIAYHHVVADGRTFNNFLKTWSAFSSNLRDSSFTPFYDRRVIVDSNGFEPIFLDEWWKYQNPKSKPSCGEKMVRATFVVFPTNMELIKNWILSRCDENNEPHPVHLSPYVLTCSFIWVCLLKARELLGGLKTKCVREDPNYFGFIAGGITRMDFPVPTSYVGNCVGFGRSMAKVDELLGEDGIVVAARAIGSTVKRLDKAVLVGAEKWISDWEVLIGSEIHLMASGSPKVDLYSRDFGWGRPKKIEEIAIDRTRAISLTESRQVKGGIEVGLVLEKPQMDAFTSFFIKGLNALS; translated from the coding sequence ATGGCTAAGGCCTGCACAGCCAAAGTGATCGAGGAGTGCCAAATCTCTCCCAAACCcacatcatcttcattttcatcttcttctccttctccacCAACAACCTCACTCCCTCTAACTTTCCTAGACATTCCATGGCTTTTCTTCCCTCCAAGTCAACTCCTTTTCTTCTATGAATTCCACCATCCCACTTCTCACTTCACTTCCACCGTTCTCCCAAACCTCAAGCACTCTCTCTCCCTCACTCTCACTCTCTTCTACCCTTTCGCCGGTACCCTCCATTTCCCTCCCAAACCCTCCAAACCCAACATCCTCTGCTGCTACCAAAACGACTCTGTTTCATTCACCGTCTCCGAGTCTGGCAGCGACTTTCTCTACCTCTCCGGGGATTACCAGAGAGACGCTAAAGATTTCCACCCACTCGTCCCCCAGCTTCCACTTCCAGCAAACAATGGGACCCACCAACAGCTTCCATTGCTCGCTGTTCGAGTTACGGTCTTCCCGAACTCTGGAATTTCAATTGGAATCGCCTACCACCACGTTGTCGCCGATGGTCGGACTTTCAACAATTTCTTGAAGACTTGGTCCGCATTTTCAAGTAATCTTAGAGATTCATCTTTTACACCCTTTTACGATCGAAGGGTCATCGTGGATTCAAATGGTTTTGAACCCATTTTCTTGGATGAATGGTGGAAATATCAAAATCCAAAATCCAAACCGAGTTGCGGAGAAAAAATGGTCCGTGCCACGTTTGTCGTGTTTCCAACAAACATGGAGCTGATTAAGAATTGGATTCTTTCCCGATGCGACGAAAACAACGAGCCACACCCAGTGCATTTGTCTCCGTACGTGCTCACATGTTCATTCATATGGGTTTGTCTTCTTAAAGCTCGGGAATTGCTAGGAGGTCTGAAAACCAAATGTGTCCGTGAAGATCCGAATTACTTCGGGTTCATTGCGGGTGGAATAACCCGAATGGATTTTCCGGTGCCAACGAGTTATGTGGGTAACTGTGTGGGATTTGGCCGATCAATGGCAAAGGTGGATGAGTTGCTCGGAGAAGATGGGATTGTGGTAGCGGCAAGAGCCATTGGAAGTACGGTTAAGAGGTTGGATAAGGCAGTTCTTGTAGGGGCAGAGAAATGGATTTCGGATTGGGAGGTGTTAATTGGGTCGGAGATCCACCTGATGGCATCCGGATCGCCGAAGGTGGATCTTTATAGCAGAGATTTTGGGTGGGGGAGACCAAAGAAGATAGAGGAGATAGCAATTGATAGAACAAGGGCTATTTCATTGACTGAGAGCAGACAAGTGAAAGGTGGGATTGAAGTTGGGTTGGTGTTGGAAAAGCCTCAAATGGATGCTTTTACCTCTTTCTTTATCAAGGGTCTCAATGCTCTTTCATGA
- the LOC107417669 gene encoding putative RING-type E3 ubiquitin transferase C3H69 isoform X2: MSKRVLCKFFAHGACLKGERCEFSHDWKDPSNNVCTFYLKGVCAYGSRCRYEHVKPLRSESPGSSSSTSSRQSLVSDSSPLGHHSQNLSGGVFLTPGVLTELSALSRPFFPSKEPAWKVESEQLDFVDAGNIGGPRTSGPADRPICSFAAAGNCPRGENCPHIHGNICPICGKQCLHPFRPEEREEHLKTCEKKQKNLEALKHSQEIECSVCLERVLSKPTAAERKFGLLSECDHPFCISCIRNWRSSSPTSGMDVNSALRACPICRKLSYFVIPSVIWYSTKEEKQEIIDNYKAKLRSIDCKHFDFGNGNCPFGTSCFYKHAYRDGRLEEVVLRHLGNEDGQAVIAKHIRLSDFLGDLHIE; the protein is encoded by the exons ATGTCTAAGAG GGTTCTTTGCAAGTTCTTTGCCCATGGGGCATGTCTGAAAGGGGAGCGTTGCGAGTTTTCACATGATTGGAAGGATCCTTCAAATAAT GTTTGCACCTTCTATCTGAAAGGAGTCTGTGCATATGGTAGCCGATGCAGATACGAACATGTTAAGCCTTTGCGTTCTGAGTCTCCTGGTTCATCCTCTTCAACTAGTTCCAGGCAGTCGCTGGTTTCTGATTCTTCACCTTTAGGTCATCATTCACAAAACTTATCAGGCGGAGTTTTTCTAACTCCAGGAGTTCTTACAGAGCTCTCTGCTTTAAGTAGACCTTTCTTTCCTTCAAAAGAACCTGCATGGAAGGTAGAGTCCGAGCAACTTGATTTTGTAGATGCTGGTAATATTGGAGGGCCTAGGACTAGTGGACCAGCTGACCGGCCTATCTGTTCATTTGCTGCTGCTGGTAATTGTCCTCGTGGAGAAAATTGTCCTCATATACATGGAAACATATGTCCCATCTGTGGAAAACAATGCTTGCATCCTTTTAGACCTGAAGAAAGAGAGGAGCATCTGAAGACATGTGAGAAAAAGCAGAAGAACCTTGAGGCATTGAAACATAGTCAAGAAATAGAATGCAGCGTTTGCCTGGAACGTGTACTTTCAAAGCCTACAGCAGCTGAACGGAAGTTTGGGCTGCTCTCTGAATGTGATCATCCATTTTGTATATCTTGTATTAGGAATTGGCGTAGTAGTTCCCCCACTTCTGGCATGGACGTTAATAGTGCTTTGAGGGCATGCCCAATTTGTCGCAAGCTTTCATATTTTGTCATTCCAAGTGTCATTTGGTATAgcacaaaagaagaaaagcagGAAATTATTGATAACTACAAGGCAAAGCTTAG GTCAATTGATTGCAAGCACTTTGACTTTGGCAATGGGAACTGCCCATTTGGGACTAGTTGTTTCTATAAG CATGCATACCGTGATGGCCGTTTGGAGGAGGTTGTCCTGCGTCATCTAGGAAATGAAGATGGTCAAGCAGTGATAGCTAAACATATTAG GCTGTCAGATTTCCTTGGTGATTTGCATATAGAGTGA
- the LOC107417669 gene encoding putative RING-type E3 ubiquitin transferase C3H69 isoform X4, producing the protein MSKRVLCKFFAHGACLKGERCEFSHDWKDPSNNVCTFYLKGVCAYGSRCRYEHVKPLRSESPGSSSSTSSRQSLVSDSSPLGHHSQNLSGGVFLTPGVLTELSALSRPFFPSKEPAWKVESEQLDFVDAGNIGGPRTSGPADRPICSFAAAGNCPRGENCPHIHGNICPICGKQCLHPFRPEEREEHLKTCEKKQKNLEALKHSQEIECSVCLERVLSKPTAAERKFGLLSECDHPFCISCIRNWRSSSPTSGMDVNSALRACPICRKLSYFVIPSVIWYSTKEEKQEIIDNYKAKLRSIDCKHFDFGNGNCPFGTSCFYKACQSLSNLALKWLSQL; encoded by the exons ATGTCTAAGAG GGTTCTTTGCAAGTTCTTTGCCCATGGGGCATGTCTGAAAGGGGAGCGTTGCGAGTTTTCACATGATTGGAAGGATCCTTCAAATAAT GTTTGCACCTTCTATCTGAAAGGAGTCTGTGCATATGGTAGCCGATGCAGATACGAACATGTTAAGCCTTTGCGTTCTGAGTCTCCTGGTTCATCCTCTTCAACTAGTTCCAGGCAGTCGCTGGTTTCTGATTCTTCACCTTTAGGTCATCATTCACAAAACTTATCAGGCGGAGTTTTTCTAACTCCAGGAGTTCTTACAGAGCTCTCTGCTTTAAGTAGACCTTTCTTTCCTTCAAAAGAACCTGCATGGAAGGTAGAGTCCGAGCAACTTGATTTTGTAGATGCTGGTAATATTGGAGGGCCTAGGACTAGTGGACCAGCTGACCGGCCTATCTGTTCATTTGCTGCTGCTGGTAATTGTCCTCGTGGAGAAAATTGTCCTCATATACATGGAAACATATGTCCCATCTGTGGAAAACAATGCTTGCATCCTTTTAGACCTGAAGAAAGAGAGGAGCATCTGAAGACATGTGAGAAAAAGCAGAAGAACCTTGAGGCATTGAAACATAGTCAAGAAATAGAATGCAGCGTTTGCCTGGAACGTGTACTTTCAAAGCCTACAGCAGCTGAACGGAAGTTTGGGCTGCTCTCTGAATGTGATCATCCATTTTGTATATCTTGTATTAGGAATTGGCGTAGTAGTTCCCCCACTTCTGGCATGGACGTTAATAGTGCTTTGAGGGCATGCCCAATTTGTCGCAAGCTTTCATATTTTGTCATTCCAAGTGTCATTTGGTATAgcacaaaagaagaaaagcagGAAATTATTGATAACTACAAGGCAAAGCTTAG GTCAATTGATTGCAAGCACTTTGACTTTGGCAATGGGAACTGCCCATTTGGGACTAGTTGTTTCTATAAG GCTTGCCAAAGCTTGTCAAATTTAGCGCTGAAATGGCTTTCTCAATTGTGA
- the LOC107417669 gene encoding putative RING-type E3 ubiquitin transferase C3H69 isoform X1 has product MSKRVLCKFFAHGACLKGERCEFSHDWKDPSNNVCTFYLKGVCAYGSRCRYEHVKPLRSESPGSSSSTSSRQSLVSDSSPLGHHSQNLSGGVFLTPGVLTELSALSRPFFPSKEPAWKVESEQLDFVDAGNIGGPRTSGPADRPICSFAAAGNCPRGENCPHIHGNICPICGKQCLHPFRPEEREEHLKTCEKKQKNLEALKHSQEIECSVCLERVLSKPTAAERKFGLLSECDHPFCISCIRNWRSSSPTSGMDVNSALRACPICRKLSYFVIPSVIWYSTKEEKQEIIDNYKAKLRSIDCKHFDFGNGNCPFGTSCFYKHTVKPGSYVWKYQRPPPRRPTQRRSNALDMDTLFDMVADLEEMMFDSPEDLDIFCLDPVEIAYVLRQLAVSSDSSSDEEINI; this is encoded by the exons ATGTCTAAGAG GGTTCTTTGCAAGTTCTTTGCCCATGGGGCATGTCTGAAAGGGGAGCGTTGCGAGTTTTCACATGATTGGAAGGATCCTTCAAATAAT GTTTGCACCTTCTATCTGAAAGGAGTCTGTGCATATGGTAGCCGATGCAGATACGAACATGTTAAGCCTTTGCGTTCTGAGTCTCCTGGTTCATCCTCTTCAACTAGTTCCAGGCAGTCGCTGGTTTCTGATTCTTCACCTTTAGGTCATCATTCACAAAACTTATCAGGCGGAGTTTTTCTAACTCCAGGAGTTCTTACAGAGCTCTCTGCTTTAAGTAGACCTTTCTTTCCTTCAAAAGAACCTGCATGGAAGGTAGAGTCCGAGCAACTTGATTTTGTAGATGCTGGTAATATTGGAGGGCCTAGGACTAGTGGACCAGCTGACCGGCCTATCTGTTCATTTGCTGCTGCTGGTAATTGTCCTCGTGGAGAAAATTGTCCTCATATACATGGAAACATATGTCCCATCTGTGGAAAACAATGCTTGCATCCTTTTAGACCTGAAGAAAGAGAGGAGCATCTGAAGACATGTGAGAAAAAGCAGAAGAACCTTGAGGCATTGAAACATAGTCAAGAAATAGAATGCAGCGTTTGCCTGGAACGTGTACTTTCAAAGCCTACAGCAGCTGAACGGAAGTTTGGGCTGCTCTCTGAATGTGATCATCCATTTTGTATATCTTGTATTAGGAATTGGCGTAGTAGTTCCCCCACTTCTGGCATGGACGTTAATAGTGCTTTGAGGGCATGCCCAATTTGTCGCAAGCTTTCATATTTTGTCATTCCAAGTGTCATTTGGTATAgcacaaaagaagaaaagcagGAAATTATTGATAACTACAAGGCAAAGCTTAG GTCAATTGATTGCAAGCACTTTGACTTTGGCAATGGGAACTGCCCATTTGGGACTAGTTGTTTCTATAAG CATACAGTCAAGCCTGGCTCATATGTATGGAAATATCAAAGGCCACCTCCACGGAGACCAACTCAACGCAGATCCAATGCTTTGGATATGGATACCCTATTTGATATGGTTGCGGACTTAGAAGAAATGATGTTTGATAGTCCTGAAGATTTAGACATTTTCTGTTTAGACCCTGTTGAGATAGCTTACGTACTAAGGCAGCTGGCTGTTAGCAGCGACTCATCAAGTGATGAGGAGATTAATATATAG
- the LOC107417669 gene encoding putative RING-type E3 ubiquitin transferase C3H69 isoform X3, whose product MSKRVLCKFFAHGACLKGERCEFSHDWKDPSNNVCTFYLKGVCAYGSRCRYEHVKPLRSESPGSSSSTSSRQSLVSDSSPLGHHSQNLSGGVFLTPGVLTELSALSRPFFPSKEPAWKVESEQLDFVDAGNIGGPRTSGPADRPICSFAAAGNCPRGENCPHIHGNICPICGKQCLHPFRPEEREEHLKTCEKKQKNLEALKHSQEIECSVCLERVLSKPTAAERKFGLLSECDHPFCISCIRNWRSSSPTSGMDVNSALRACPICRKLSYFVIPSVIWYSTKEEKQEIIDNYKAKLRSIDCKHFDFGNGNCPFGTSCFYKSSLAHMYGNIKGHLHGDQLNADPMLWIWIPYLIWLRT is encoded by the exons ATGTCTAAGAG GGTTCTTTGCAAGTTCTTTGCCCATGGGGCATGTCTGAAAGGGGAGCGTTGCGAGTTTTCACATGATTGGAAGGATCCTTCAAATAAT GTTTGCACCTTCTATCTGAAAGGAGTCTGTGCATATGGTAGCCGATGCAGATACGAACATGTTAAGCCTTTGCGTTCTGAGTCTCCTGGTTCATCCTCTTCAACTAGTTCCAGGCAGTCGCTGGTTTCTGATTCTTCACCTTTAGGTCATCATTCACAAAACTTATCAGGCGGAGTTTTTCTAACTCCAGGAGTTCTTACAGAGCTCTCTGCTTTAAGTAGACCTTTCTTTCCTTCAAAAGAACCTGCATGGAAGGTAGAGTCCGAGCAACTTGATTTTGTAGATGCTGGTAATATTGGAGGGCCTAGGACTAGTGGACCAGCTGACCGGCCTATCTGTTCATTTGCTGCTGCTGGTAATTGTCCTCGTGGAGAAAATTGTCCTCATATACATGGAAACATATGTCCCATCTGTGGAAAACAATGCTTGCATCCTTTTAGACCTGAAGAAAGAGAGGAGCATCTGAAGACATGTGAGAAAAAGCAGAAGAACCTTGAGGCATTGAAACATAGTCAAGAAATAGAATGCAGCGTTTGCCTGGAACGTGTACTTTCAAAGCCTACAGCAGCTGAACGGAAGTTTGGGCTGCTCTCTGAATGTGATCATCCATTTTGTATATCTTGTATTAGGAATTGGCGTAGTAGTTCCCCCACTTCTGGCATGGACGTTAATAGTGCTTTGAGGGCATGCCCAATTTGTCGCAAGCTTTCATATTTTGTCATTCCAAGTGTCATTTGGTATAgcacaaaagaagaaaagcagGAAATTATTGATAACTACAAGGCAAAGCTTAG GTCAATTGATTGCAAGCACTTTGACTTTGGCAATGGGAACTGCCCATTTGGGACTAGTTGTTTCTATAAG TCAAGCCTGGCTCATATGTATGGAAATATCAAAGGCCACCTCCACGGAGACCAACTCAACGCAGATCCAATGCTTTGGATATGGATACCCTATTTGATATGGTTGCGGACTTAG
- the LOC107417603 gene encoding thylakoid lumenal 19 kDa protein, chloroplastic, translating into MATILSPSALFSNSTTATGTTSGTNIPTIPPTSSKPPNLQTTPPTSILPSLSTLSSATLTATFAAATVLSITPPSLAADSPNYQLYYGTAASAANYGGYGGNSNKKDSAEYIYEVPDGWKERLVSKVEKGTNGTDSEFYNPKKRSEKEYLTFLSGFRQLAPKDVVLNNLALSDVELQDLIASADGVTSEEKKDENGQVYYIYEIDGVGAHSLISVTCAKNKLYAHFVNAPTPEWNRDRDVLRHLHESFKTVGSY; encoded by the exons ATGGCCACCATTCTCTCACCCTCAGCTCTCTTCTCCAACTCCACCACCGCCACCGGAACCACCTCCGGCACAAACATTCCAACCATCCCACCAACCTCCTCAAAGCCACCGAACCTCCAAACCACCCCACCAACCTCAATTTTACCATCGCTTTCTACCTTATCCTCTGCTACCTTAACAGCCACTTTTGCCGCAGCTACCGTCCTCTCCATAACTCCTCCTTCATTAGCAGCAGACTCCCCCAACTATCAGCTCTACTATGGCACCGCCGCCAGTGCTGCCAATTACGGCGGTTATGGTGGAAACTCCAACAAGAAAGACTCTGCTGAATACATCTATGAAGTCCCTGATGGTTGGAAAGAGCGCTTGGTTTCAAAGGTCGAAAAGG GTACTAATGGGACTGACAGTGAATTCTATAACCCAAAGAAGAGGTCAGAGAAAGAGTATCTGACTTTCTTGTCTGGGTTCCGACAGCTAGCACCAAAGGATGTGGTTTTGAACAACTTGGCATTGTCGGATGTGGAATTGCAGGACTTGATAGCGAGCGCAGACGGTGTGACATCGGAGGAGAAGAAGGACGAGAACGGCCAAGTTTACTATATTTACGAGATTGATGGGGTTGGGGCTCATAGCTTGATCTCTGTTACTTGTGCAAAAAACAAGCTTTATGCTCATTTCGTCAATGCTCCAACGCCTGAGTGGAATAGGGACCGAGATGTTTTGAGGCATCTTCACGAGTCTTTTAAGACTGTTGGATCATATTAG
- the LOC107417604 gene encoding uncharacterized protein LOC107417604 — MAFKFGYWAEFPLYFSMMGLVYNLSRSLLCACKPFGYHGRLKIKSCRNSVGESRPITSQIQTKKRCLRCSTLYSDQDNSPTACSFHGHTTGEKGLFSLAPPHQGIDGEWSDGSGVIVYRWNEKNNRPNTGSSNWKKRWSCCAEYDENAPPCRRGWHVSYDDGSTLY; from the exons ATGGCTTTCAAATTTGGGTATTGGGCCGAATTCCCCTTGTATTTTTCTATGATGGGATTGGTATACAATCTTTCTCGAAGCCTCTTATGCGCTTGCAAGCCATTTGGATATCATGGTCGTTTAAAGATCAAGTCTTGCAGGAACAGCGTCGGCGAGAGCAGACCAATCACATCCCAAATCCAAACAAAGAAGAGATGCTTGAGATGCTCCACTCTTTACTCCGACCAAGACAATTCTCCAACCGCTTGCTCCTTCCACGGCCACACCACTG GAGAGAAGGGATTATTTTCATTGGCTCCACCACACCAAGGGATTGATGGAGAGTGGAGTGATGGGTCTGGAGTAATCGTTTACAGATGGAATGAGAAGAACAACAGGCCAAACACTGGAAGTTCCAAttggaagaaaagatggagttGCTGTGCTGAGTACGATGAGAATGCCCCACCTTGTCGACGAGGATGGCATGTTTCTTATGATGATGGATCCACTTTATATTGA